The following are encoded together in the Gouania willdenowi chromosome 14, fGouWil2.1, whole genome shotgun sequence genome:
- the sowahaa gene encoding ankyrin repeat domain-containing protein SOWAHA, translating to MAVTQESVLSSLLSGGGKMKKSEFVRKFQGAVDCLDPAVKERNRELFKTLVNNVAVVKDIDGVRYVLLRKAFRHLLQSGGKEQRTVGNKEIPLTVSKLKTCDDGDPAEGLSPIQQALQRSKYNNCSVKRTLTFNVQTKSRANDGEPRTIIKSTPPPPEIQKVTVDLDEDQRQKPVFSLVETIENIRKSSRSTKSSEDARVTTTVPLEQSEHELLVKCAAGHWSHVYGLLLRDQQLAQKKDFMSGFTALHWAAKCGNADMLVKIIDLSRRGGLEVNVNVRTHGGYTPLHIAALHDQQYILVMLVNEFGADTRIRDHCGKKAYHYLREGTSESVRAILGLPKAPHHPQDTVLQENKEEPDLFPDLSKGLHTTISRLLQPNVGGYKKKNKQRAGLRSMGDQPSDEGADSGFRYRAGSDVFM from the exons ATGGCTGTGACTCAGGAGTCCGTCCTGTCTTCGCTGCTTTCTGGGGGAGGAAAGATGAAGAAGTCTGAGTTTGTGAGGAAGTTTCAAGGAGCGGTGGATTGTTTGGACCCTGCGGTTAAAGAGCGGAACCGGGAACTTTTCAAGACGCTCGTCAACAATGTGGCCGTGGTTAAAGATATCGACGGTGTGCGATATGTATTGCTGAGGAAAGCCTTTCGGCATTTGCTGCAAAGTGGAGGAAAAGAGCAGAGAACGGTGGGAAATAAAGAAATCCCCTTGACAG tttcaaagttaaaaacttGTGACGATGGAGATCCAGCTGAGGGCCTCTCTCCTATTCAGCAGGCCCTGCAGAGGAGCAAGTACAACAACTGCAGCGTGAAGAGGACATTGACTTTCAATGTCCAGACAAAGAGTCGTGCTAATGACGGAGAACCCAGAACCATCATCAAGAGCACTCCTCCACCTCCAGAGATCCAGAAAGTGACGGTGGATCTGGATGAAGACCAGAGGCAGAAGCCAGTGTTCTCATTAGTGGAGACCATCGAGAACATCAGGAAATCCTCCAGGAGCACCAAGTCGTCTGAAGATGCCCGAGTCACCACCACGGTTCCACTGGAGCAGTCGGAGCATGAGTTGTTGGTGAAGTGTGCGGCGGGTCACTGGAGTCACGTCTACGGGCTGCTCCTCAGAGACCAGCAGCTGGCTCAGAAGAAGGACTTCATGTCAGGCTTCACTGCTCTGCACTGGGCGGCCAAGTGTGGAAACGCCGACATGCTGGTGAAGATCATCGATCTGTCCAGGCGGGGAGGCCTGGAGGTGAACGTCAACGTTAGAACCCACGGTGGGTACACGCCTCTGCACATCGCCGCCCTGCACGACCAGCAGTACATCCTGGTCATGCTGGTGAACGAGTTCGGGGCCGATACGAGAATCAGGGACCACTGTGGTAAGAAGGCCTACCACTACCTCCGTGAAGGTACCTCTGAGAGCGTGAGGGCGATACTGGGCCTGCCCAAAGCCCCCCACCATCCTCAGGATACAGTCTTACAGGAGAACAAAGAAGAACCAGACCTGTTTCCTGATCTGTCCAAAGGACTGCACACAACAATCAGCCGTCTCCTGCAGCCGAACGTGGGCGGAtataagaagaagaacaagcaGAGGGCGGGGCTGCGCTCCATGGGCGACCAACCCAGTGATGAAGGAGCCGACAGCGGCTTCAGATACAGAGCTGGCTCCGATGTTTTTATgtaa